The genomic DNA CATATAAGTGTAAAGAATTACGATGAGAGGACAAAAGACTACAAAACAAGTGATAAAGAGTCCTTGAATGTTGTTCACTGTGGTGTCAAAGCAGGCCAGTTTGACAACAGAGTAATTGTCACAGTAAACTTTGTTAATGATGTtcccacacagctgtaaagAGGAACTCAAAGATATTGTGACAGCAACTTCCATAAATGGGAATAACCATGTTAGCGCAATAAGCATTGCAACCTTGTTATATGTCATAATGTGTATTGCATAGGCAGGATAACAGATAGCAAGATATCTGTCATAAGACATGAtggataaattaataaattgtaCAGTtgcatatgcaaacacacaataaatctgcaggaaacagaagGGAGCATAAATAATGTGAATGTCAGAGAGGATCTGAACCAGAAGGAATGGAAATAATACTGTACTACCAAACAGTTCATTTACAAATAGGTTGCACAGAAAAATGTACATAGGTTCATGTAAGCTTCTGTTCATACAGATAACCACAATAAGCAAAAGATTGGCACAAATAATTAcagcataaaaacagataataaTCGTGAACAATAAGTATTTAAAGAGCCCAATATCAAAGTATGCACCCAAAGTGAAATATGAAACCTGTGTAAAGTTTATCATGATCAATCAAGAATCA from Perca fluviatilis chromosome 2, GENO_Pfluv_1.0, whole genome shotgun sequence includes the following:
- the LOC120545304 gene encoding olfactory receptor 11A1-like, whose protein sequence is LIMINFTQVSYFTLGAYFDIGLFKYLLFTIIICFYAVIICANLLLIVVICMNRSLHEPMYIFLCNLFVNELFGSTVLFPFLLVQILSDIHIIYAPFCFLQIYCVFAYATVQFINLSIMSYDRYLAICYPAYAIHIMTYNKVAMLIALTWLFPFMEVAVTISLSSSLQLCGNIINKVYCDNYSVVKLACFDTTVNNIQGLFITCFVVFCPLIVILYTYMRILKVCYSGSKQTRQKALSTCTPHLASLINFFFGSFFEVVQSRFNMSSVPMMLRIILSLYFLTCQPIFNPLMFGLQMSKIRSLCKSLIFGKV